Proteins encoded by one window of Lathyrus oleraceus cultivar Zhongwan6 chromosome 1, CAAS_Psat_ZW6_1.0, whole genome shotgun sequence:
- the LOC127117504 gene encoding sugar transport protein 14, whose product MAGGGFSDGGTLKRAHLYEHKITSYLIFSCIIGALGGALFGYDLGVSGGVTSMDDFLVEFFPHVYERKHAKLQETDYCKYDDQILTLFTSSLYFAALVSTFGASSLTKNKGRKASILAGSVSFFIGAVLNAGAKNIAMLITGRVLLGIGIGFGNQAVPLYLSEMAPAKIRGAVNQLFQLTTCLGILIANLVNYATEKLHPWGWRLSLGLATVPATFMFVGGCFCPETPNSLVEQGRIDEGRLVLEKIRGTKNVDAEFDDLLEASREAKSIKNPFQNLLLRKNRPQFIIGALCIPAFQQLTGNNSILFYAPVIFQTIGFGSGASLYSSVITSVALVLATLISMAFVDKFGRRAFFLEAGVEMVLCMLATAIVLAVSFGKGKQLSFEVAIFLVIEIFLFVLAYGRSWGPLGWLVPSELFPLEIRSAAQSVVVCVNMIFTAIVAQFFLVSLCHLKYGIFLLFAALITLMSCFVYYFLPETKQVPIEEIYLLFERHWFWKKVVKDEGSTSGTSV is encoded by the exons ATGGCTGGAGGAGGATTCTCAGATGGTGGAACCCTCAAGAGGGCTCATCTTTATGAGCATAAGATTACTTCATATCTCATATTTTCTTGCATCATTGGAGCTCTTGGTGGCGCTCTATTTGGCTATGATCTAGGTGTTTCTG GAGGAGTTACCTCTATGGACGATTTCCTCGTAGAATTCTTCCCGCATGTGTATGAGAGGAAGCATGCAAAGCTTCAAGAAACAGATTATTGTAAATATGATGATCAAATATTGACACTATTTACTTCATCTCTCTACTTTGCTGCTCTTGTGTCAACATTTGGGGCTTCAAGTCTCACAAAAAACAAAGGCAGAAAAGCTAGTATCTTAGCCGGTTCTGTAAGTTTCTTCATAGGAGCTGTTCTTAACGCAGGTGCTAAGAATATTGCAATGTTGATCACTGGACGTGTCCTTCTTGGAATCGGTATTGGATTTGGAAATCAA GCTGTTCCACTATATCTATCTGAAATGGCACCTGCAAAAATTAGAGGAGCAGTGAACCAACTCTTCCAATTAACAACATGTTTAGGAATTTTGATTGCTAACCTTGTGAATTATGCTACTGAGAAACTTCATCCTTGGGGATGGAGATTATCCCTAGGTTTAGCAACAGTTCCAGCAACATTCATGTTCGTTGGAGGTTGTTTTTGTCCCGAAACACCAAACAGTCTTGTTGAACAAGGACGAATCGACGAAGGAAGATTAGTGTTGGAGAAGATTAGAGGAACTAAAAATGTTGATGCTGAATTTGATGATCTTCTTGAGGCTAGCAGAGAAGCAAAATCTATTAAGAATCCATTTCAGAATCTGCTTTTGAGAAAGAACAGACCTCAGTTCATAATTGGTGCATTGTGTATTCCAGCATTTCAACAGTTGACAGGAAACAATTCCATTCTGTTCTATGCTCCTGTCATTTTCCAAACAATAGGATTTGGATCTGGTGCATCTTTGTATTCATCTGTTATTACTAGTGTAGCACTTGTTCTTGCCACACTCATCTCAATGGCTTTTGTTGACAAGTTTGGTAGGAGAGCTTTCTTTTTGGAAGCTGGTGTTGAAATGGTACTATGCATG CTTGCTACAGCTATAGTTTTGGCTGTTTCGTTTGGAAAAGGAAAACAACTGTCATTTGAAGTTGCTATCTTTTTAGTTATCGAGATTTTCTTGTTTGTTCTGGCTTACGGAAGATCTTGGGGTCCCTTAGGATGGTTGGTTCCTAGTGAGCTCTTTCCATTGGAGATAAGGTCAGCTGCACAGAGTGTTGTGGTGTGTGTCAACATGATCTTCACTGCTATTGTGGCACAGTTCTTCCTCGTGTCGCTTTGCCATCTCAAGTATGGAATCTTCTTGCTGTTTGCTGCATTGATTACCCTTATGAGCTGCTTTGTCTACTACTTCTTGCCAGAAACCAAGCAAGTTCCAATTGAAGAGATTTATCTTCTGTTTGAGAGGCACTGGTTTTGGAAGAAAGTAGTAAAAGATGAAGGCAGCACTTCAGGAACAAGTGTATAA